In one Vibrio sp. VB16 genomic region, the following are encoded:
- a CDS encoding AAA family ATPase, whose protein sequence is MFDLVDILKKDSAHGDDGPKDEITSVLFYQTEKCQSLVKEAYRFEGLVTPAIVQNNDENIKEHVRNESIEIVIVELNESNNVSQDAERISHLLPNDASVIVIGSEDAISTIRNLKGMGFYYLFWPITKHELIEFVVSVHENRNRNKGLGKKRKAKQISVIGSKGGVGTTLICSEIAHLLSEDKKSSCVLVDNDYQGGNIDIMLGMEKFEKRQIRPGAFATTLDNTSAQGMLIKHNKLLSVLSLTSDSLANAEIKEYTKTVVEHIAADCNFIIDDLSSIARQNFNKEEVVELSDSVILVLEPTVSSLRDAARIKQQLEGQNQESNMRMFVVLNYCLPTSSGTITLKEVEKYLRREVDVIIPFVKQLDAFVLERKRISKIGGKAEKGLRRLVSLIVGEDEKKGFSLFSRRK, encoded by the coding sequence ATGTTTGATTTAGTTGATATTCTTAAAAAAGATAGTGCACATGGAGATGATGGGCCAAAAGATGAAATCACATCGGTACTATTCTATCAAACCGAAAAATGTCAGTCTCTGGTTAAAGAGGCTTATCGTTTCGAAGGGCTAGTAACTCCGGCTATCGTTCAAAATAACGATGAGAATATTAAAGAGCATGTCAGAAACGAGAGTATCGAGATTGTAATCGTTGAGCTCAACGAAAGTAACAATGTAAGCCAAGATGCGGAAAGAATCAGTCACTTATTGCCGAATGATGCATCTGTGATAGTGATTGGCAGTGAAGATGCAATTTCTACGATAAGAAACCTGAAAGGAATGGGCTTCTACTATCTATTTTGGCCGATTACCAAACATGAGCTTATTGAGTTCGTGGTCAGTGTTCACGAGAATAGAAATAGAAATAAAGGACTTGGCAAGAAGCGCAAAGCAAAACAGATCAGTGTCATCGGTTCAAAAGGCGGTGTCGGGACTACATTGATATGCTCAGAAATAGCGCATCTCTTGTCTGAGGACAAGAAGTCGTCGTGTGTTCTGGTAGACAACGACTATCAAGGTGGCAACATCGATATAATGCTCGGTATGGAGAAGTTTGAAAAACGTCAAATCAGACCTGGCGCGTTTGCGACCACATTAGATAATACCTCCGCTCAAGGTATGTTAATCAAACATAATAAACTACTATCGGTACTTTCACTGACATCAGACTCGCTCGCCAATGCAGAGATAAAAGAATACACAAAAACGGTCGTGGAACATATTGCTGCGGACTGTAACTTTATTATCGATGACCTCTCTTCCATTGCCAGACAAAATTTCAACAAAGAGGAAGTGGTTGAGTTGTCTGATAGTGTCATTCTTGTTTTGGAACCGACGGTTTCTTCGTTACGAGATGCGGCAAGAATCAAGCAACAACTAGAAGGCCAAAATCAAGAGAGCAATATGCGAATGTTTGTCGTACTAAACTATTGCTTACCTACCTCTTCAGGCACGATCACTCTAAAAGAAGTCGAAAAATACCTGCGAAGAGAAGTCGATGTGATCATACCTTTTGTAAAACAGCTAGATGCATTTGTTTTGGAACGCAAAAGAATTTCTAAGATCGGTGGGAAGGCAGAGAAAGGATTGCGTAGGTTGGTATCACTCATCGTGGGTGAAGATGAAAAAAAAGGTTTTTCACTATTTTCTCGTAGGAAGTAA
- a CDS encoding type II and III secretion system protein family protein, which yields MDTRSLYQWLVIIACLFSVSAFGARIVNLSEGDAETITVTEEIGSVFISNPDIADYQVIDKNKVVFFGKKIGNASLIIFDEEGQTLASRKLVVNKSMVHIQQQIQLRYPDVDVNIYNLGDQAVLSGLVSSDQEKEDIYHLVGELLAKDAEITIVEWDLGDTQYEMDFMRKYRFPGLVNNIEVATTKQVNVKLSIAEVSHSFMEQFGIQLGSSGQTAGVFVDYLTNFSADDIISVITAIGDDSVGQILAEPNLSVISGETASFLAGGELPVVTYVDGATNVEYKEYGVRLELMAKVLRDDKIKLSLMPEVSALDDVFYSDDTYNVPALRTRRARTTVELGDGQSFVLAGLLSSEDTESLRRIPYIGDIPILGALFRHTETTRTKTELLIIATVNLVQPIRANQIQLPTMEKTSNLHRFFGIEGSYKKADEKWANEVLASGGFKQ from the coding sequence ATGGATACTCGTAGTTTATATCAGTGGTTAGTAATTATAGCGTGTCTGTTTAGCGTCTCTGCATTTGGCGCGCGTATAGTAAATTTGTCCGAAGGTGATGCGGAAACAATAACGGTAACGGAAGAAATTGGCTCTGTATTCATCTCTAACCCAGACATCGCTGACTATCAGGTTATAGACAAGAATAAAGTCGTGTTTTTTGGCAAAAAAATTGGCAATGCTTCTTTGATTATTTTCGATGAAGAAGGGCAAACACTGGCATCGAGAAAGCTAGTCGTGAATAAGAGCATGGTTCATATCCAGCAACAGATACAACTCCGGTATCCCGACGTAGATGTCAACATCTACAATCTGGGCGATCAAGCGGTTCTCAGTGGCTTAGTGTCAAGTGATCAAGAGAAAGAAGACATCTATCATTTGGTAGGCGAACTACTGGCCAAAGACGCTGAGATCACGATTGTCGAATGGGATTTAGGTGATACCCAATACGAAATGGATTTTATGCGCAAGTATCGTTTCCCTGGCTTGGTTAACAACATCGAGGTGGCAACAACAAAGCAAGTGAACGTTAAGCTATCTATTGCCGAAGTATCTCACTCATTTATGGAACAGTTTGGTATTCAACTAGGCAGTAGCGGACAGACTGCTGGCGTTTTTGTTGATTATCTAACCAACTTTAGTGCTGATGATATTATTTCGGTCATCACTGCGATAGGCGATGATAGTGTCGGTCAGATACTTGCAGAACCTAATCTGTCGGTTATTTCCGGTGAGACTGCAAGTTTTTTGGCTGGCGGTGAGTTGCCCGTTGTTACTTATGTCGATGGTGCAACAAACGTGGAATACAAAGAGTATGGTGTGCGTCTTGAACTGATGGCGAAGGTACTTAGAGATGACAAAATTAAGCTCTCACTAATGCCGGAAGTGAGTGCGTTAGATGATGTGTTTTATAGCGATGATACCTACAACGTACCAGCGCTCAGAACTCGCCGAGCAAGAACGACTGTCGAGCTAGGGGATGGTCAAAGCTTTGTGCTTGCTGGATTATTGAGTTCGGAAGATACTGAATCACTGAGACGAATCCCTTATATTGGCGATATCCCTATTCTGGGCGCGCTATTTAGGCATACTGAGACAACCCGAACTAAGACAGAACTACTCATTATTGCTACTGTTAATCTGGTACAGCCTATTCGTGCCAATCAAATACAGTTACCGACGATGGAAAAAACCTCCAATTTGCACCGCTTTTTTGGTATCGAAGGGTCATATAAAAAAGCAGATGAAAAATGGGCCAATGAGGTGCTTGCTTCTGGAGGGTTCAAACAATGA
- the cpaB gene encoding Flp pilus assembly protein CpaB, giving the protein MNFRILIPVALIAIGAGLYGLSGNLINQDAEQTVVDVVEEVKMITVWKAKEDIKQGQMVTRAQFYVAKVTEPEANDNGITEDVEIEFVRGEVSSKDISSGELVTELDLVQPDQDGYIDLIIGDNMVPYGVKVNSDTIIGGVITHGSLIDVVALSSLNQNLASSDKVQPIQTVFFSPILIAVKVLKVEQNVLEDDTEVSLVLELTRKQLAKLVIAKKIAQLEFHKSVGAEQAELLQANSGDILPTYRAIKEFRAGDVNIK; this is encoded by the coding sequence ATGAATTTTAGAATATTAATACCTGTTGCACTTATCGCTATTGGCGCAGGGCTATACGGTTTATCGGGCAATCTGATCAACCAAGATGCAGAACAGACTGTGGTCGATGTGGTTGAAGAAGTCAAAATGATCACTGTCTGGAAGGCAAAGGAAGATATAAAACAGGGTCAAATGGTAACACGTGCACAGTTTTATGTAGCCAAAGTTACCGAACCTGAAGCGAATGACAACGGCATTACAGAGGATGTCGAAATAGAATTTGTTCGTGGTGAGGTCTCGTCTAAAGATATAAGCTCCGGTGAACTGGTTACTGAATTAGATCTTGTTCAACCAGATCAAGATGGGTACATAGACCTCATCATTGGCGACAATATGGTGCCCTACGGCGTAAAGGTTAATTCTGACACTATCATTGGTGGTGTTATTACTCATGGCAGCTTAATCGATGTTGTTGCGCTTTCTTCACTCAATCAGAACCTAGCGTCTAGCGATAAAGTTCAGCCAATTCAAACCGTTTTCTTCTCCCCTATTCTTATCGCGGTCAAAGTCTTAAAAGTAGAGCAAAATGTGCTAGAAGACGACACCGAGGTCAGCTTGGTGTTGGAACTGACGCGAAAGCAACTTGCCAAGTTGGTGATTGCAAAAAAAATAGCACAATTAGAATTTCATAAATCAGTTGGTGCCGAACAGGCCGAATTACTCCAAGCCAATTCCGGTGATATCTTACCCACCTATCGAGCGATCAAAGAGTTTCGCGCGGGTGATGTAAATATAAAATAA
- a CDS encoding A24 family peptidase, with protein MTVISIIIFVTTTTLIYVIQSDFRKKKIPNTASVLLLINSTLYCGFNGYWMQWLIVVPVFLFGLLLWRLSIWGAGDAKLLAGVSPMISLDHFVATLLLIAFLGGALSVVIFVSSRLKKNRVYIHIPYGIPISIGCWLGIIASIP; from the coding sequence GTGACAGTTATTAGCATTATTATTTTTGTTACAACTACGACTCTTATTTATGTAATACAAAGCGATTTTCGTAAGAAAAAAATTCCTAATACAGCGTCAGTTTTGTTGCTGATAAATTCGACGCTGTATTGTGGATTTAATGGATATTGGATGCAGTGGTTGATTGTTGTGCCCGTTTTTCTTTTTGGCCTTCTACTGTGGCGATTGAGTATCTGGGGAGCAGGGGACGCAAAGTTGCTTGCTGGAGTTTCACCAATGATATCCCTTGATCATTTTGTAGCAACTCTGTTGCTGATCGCTTTTCTTGGTGGAGCACTTTCAGTTGTTATTTTTGTAAGCTCTCGGCTTAAGAAAAACAGAGTGTATATACATATCCCATATGGCATTCCAATCTCTATCGGATGTTGGTTAGGGATAATTGCCTCAATCCCTTAG
- a CDS encoding Flp family type IVb pilin: protein MFLSTYVKTKLFLEEFKNDERGVTAIEYSIVAVAVATVVAVAFGTDEKGALGSVITTLLAKVKTIIS from the coding sequence ATGTTTCTTTCAACTTATGTTAAAACAAAACTTTTTCTAGAAGAATTCAAAAATGATGAACGCGGTGTAACAGCGATTGAATACTCGATCGTTGCAGTTGCGGTTGCGACTGTTGTTGCAGTTGCTTTTGGTACAGATGAAAAAGGTGCTCTTGGCTCTGTAATTACAACCTTACTTGCTAAAGTCAAAACTATAATCAGTTAA
- a CDS encoding AMP-binding protein produces MSRPIHAEVELNQEVASQSCSLPPPNELLLKWADSRPQEVYLKQIIDRQFVTYTYSQVAQMALKLVTALRDKGLQPGDKIALISKNCAEWFITDLALMMGDFVSVPIFPTAGADTIDYCINHSESKAAIIGKLDNAAAVESVINAHPELLTISLPYDTAPKCDLEFNAMIEASRPTDERPQHFDDKLMSLVYTSGTSGTPKGAMLTYGAFSWSAERLVEILGVQKDDRAFSYLPLAHITERVYIFGSSIVGGVQVAFPESLDTFIDDVKMQRPTLFISVPRLWALFQQRIQDKMPQKKLNFLLKIPFVNSIVKKKIIEGLGLDQSRVLGCGSAPVSPALLNWYHSVGINITEAWGMTESFAYSTLNYPFRSEKIGTVGNGGPGIELKIAADEEIMVRSKGMFSGYYKNEQATKASFDDDGWLHTGDIGSLDDEGYLSIQGRKKDTFKTAKGKFVAPVPIEKKLYEYSRVEMMCLIGLGMPAPILLAVPHQFPNFDKERYQRRAERVIKRMNQDLESHEKIKGVLMVKEPWSIENDILTPTLKIKRHILEKKYHDVGANWPKDKVVIWEE; encoded by the coding sequence ATGAGTCGACCAATACATGCAGAAGTAGAACTTAACCAAGAAGTGGCCTCGCAATCTTGTTCATTGCCACCACCCAATGAGCTGCTGCTTAAATGGGCGGACTCTCGACCCCAAGAGGTTTATCTTAAACAGATTATTGACCGTCAGTTCGTTACCTATACCTATTCTCAGGTTGCACAGATGGCCCTAAAATTAGTTACCGCCCTGAGAGATAAAGGACTACAGCCCGGCGATAAGATTGCGTTGATATCTAAAAACTGCGCGGAATGGTTTATCACCGACCTAGCATTGATGATGGGTGACTTTGTTAGTGTCCCTATTTTCCCTACCGCAGGTGCAGACACCATTGATTACTGTATTAATCACAGCGAAAGTAAAGCAGCCATCATTGGCAAGCTAGATAACGCCGCTGCTGTTGAATCCGTAATAAATGCTCATCCTGAGCTTTTAACGATATCTTTGCCTTACGACACGGCACCAAAATGTGACCTCGAATTTAATGCCATGATAGAAGCTTCACGGCCAACGGACGAACGTCCTCAGCACTTCGACGACAAACTAATGTCATTGGTTTATACCTCAGGTACATCTGGAACACCGAAGGGTGCAATGCTCACTTATGGCGCCTTTAGTTGGTCAGCTGAGCGCCTAGTTGAGATCCTTGGTGTTCAAAAAGATGATCGTGCATTCTCTTATTTGCCGTTGGCGCATATTACAGAACGTGTATATATCTTTGGTTCGTCTATCGTTGGTGGTGTTCAGGTTGCCTTTCCTGAATCGTTGGACACATTTATTGACGACGTCAAAATGCAGAGGCCCACATTGTTTATTTCTGTACCTCGTCTATGGGCTCTCTTTCAACAACGTATCCAAGACAAAATGCCTCAAAAGAAGCTCAACTTTCTGCTAAAAATACCATTTGTGAATTCAATCGTTAAAAAGAAAATTATTGAAGGATTAGGACTTGATCAAAGCCGAGTCTTAGGTTGTGGTTCTGCACCCGTATCACCGGCACTTCTCAATTGGTATCACAGTGTGGGCATAAATATCACCGAAGCGTGGGGGATGACGGAGTCGTTTGCTTACAGCACACTCAACTACCCTTTCAGATCTGAAAAAATAGGGACAGTAGGTAATGGCGGCCCAGGTATAGAACTTAAGATAGCCGCCGACGAAGAAATCATGGTCCGTAGTAAAGGTATGTTCTCTGGATATTATAAGAATGAACAAGCAACCAAAGCTTCCTTCGATGATGATGGTTGGCTGCATACCGGTGATATTGGGTCGTTAGATGACGAAGGTTATCTCTCCATACAAGGGCGTAAAAAAGATACATTTAAGACGGCAAAAGGCAAATTTGTCGCGCCTGTACCTATTGAGAAAAAACTCTATGAATACAGCCGGGTAGAAATGATGTGTTTAATAGGTCTAGGTATGCCTGCACCCATTCTTTTAGCTGTCCCTCATCAGTTCCCTAACTTTGACAAAGAGCGCTATCAGAGGCGAGCAGAACGCGTTATTAAACGCATGAACCAGGATTTAGAATCTCATGAAAAAATTAAGGGGGTTTTGATGGTAAAAGAACCGTGGAGTATCGAAAATGATATTTTGACTCCAACCTTAAAGATTAAGCGGCATATTCTAGAGAAAAAATATCACGACGTTGGCGCTAACTGGCCAAAAGATAAAGTGGTTATTTGGGAAGAGTAA
- a CDS encoding ASCH domain-containing protein, with product MNAEHQSYLEQYFQTLPQDQCTGSIPVIAEYFCGDEWNANECARLVLEGVKTATCSLKAAYKLEGEALPQVGQLMIVLNWDQVPVCIIETTSIKQIPFNQVSENFAFAEGEGDRSYRGWHFTHTNFFKSVCNELSIKWSEDMELVCERFKVVYRSGK from the coding sequence ATGAATGCAGAACATCAATCTTACTTAGAACAATATTTTCAGACACTGCCACAGGATCAATGTACAGGCAGTATCCCAGTCATTGCTGAGTATTTTTGTGGTGATGAATGGAATGCAAATGAGTGTGCTCGTCTTGTGTTGGAAGGCGTTAAAACAGCAACCTGTAGCTTGAAGGCTGCTTACAAGCTCGAAGGTGAAGCGCTTCCTCAAGTTGGTCAGTTGATGATCGTGCTGAATTGGGATCAAGTTCCTGTCTGTATCATAGAAACAACGTCTATAAAGCAAATACCATTCAATCAAGTTTCAGAAAACTTTGCATTCGCCGAAGGTGAAGGGGATAGAAGCTATCGGGGATGGCATTTCACTCATACCAATTTTTTTAAGTCGGTGTGTAATGAGTTAAGCATTAAATGGTCAGAAGATATGGAGCTTGTTTGCGAACGATTTAAAGTGGTCTATCGCAGCGGTAAGTAA
- a CDS encoding VF530 family DNA-binding protein, with the protein MTQLNNPLHGVKLEKLLTDLVEHYGWEELSNMVNINCFKKDPSIKSSLKFLRKTEWARTKVESLWLNMQ; encoded by the coding sequence ATGACTCAACTCAATAACCCACTTCATGGGGTTAAACTTGAAAAACTACTCACGGATCTCGTCGAACATTATGGCTGGGAGGAATTAAGCAATATGGTCAACATCAATTGCTTTAAGAAAGATCCAAGCATCAAATCGAGCTTAAAATTTTTGCGTAAAACGGAATGGGCGAGAACGAAAGTTGAAAGCCTATGGCTTAATATGCAATAA
- the fusA gene encoding elongation factor G — MTDLSKYRNIGIFAHVDAGKTTTTERILKLTGQIHKTGEVHDGESTTDFMDQEAERGITIQSAAVSCFWKDHRLNVIDTPGHVDFTVEVYRSLKVLDGGVGVFCGSGGVEPQSETNWRYANESEVSRLIFVNKLDRMGADFFSVVDQVKKVLGATPLVMVLPIGREDDFVGVVDLLTRKAYVWDDTGLPENYEILDVPADMVDDVETYREELIETAVEQDDDLMEAYMEGEEPSVEDLKRCIRKGTRDLAFFPTFCGSAFKNKGVQIVLDAVVDYLPAPTEVDPQPLMDDEGEENGEYAIVSPDETFKALAFKIMDDRFGALTFVRIYSGKLNKGDTIMNSFTGKTERVGRMVEMQADDRNELTSAQAGDIIAIVGMKNVQTGHTLCDPKHQVTLEPMVFPTPVISIAVSPKDKGGSEKMGIAIGKMVAEDPSFQVETDEETGETILKGMGELHLDIKVDILKRTYGVDLTVGAPQVAYRETITQAIEDSYTHKKQSGGSGQFGKIDYRIKPGEPGSGFSFKSVVVGGNVPKEFWPAIEKGFGGMMENGVLAGFPTLDVEVELFDGGFHAVDSSAIAFEIAAKGAFRQSMPKAGAQLLEPIMNVDVFTPDDHVGDVIGDLNRRRGMIKDQQAGLTGARIKADVPLSEMFGYIGHLRTMTSGRGQFSMEFANYSPCPNSVAEAVIAKVKEDKERERKEKK; from the coding sequence ATGACTGATTTATCAAAATACAGAAATATTGGTATTTTCGCGCACGTTGATGCGGGTAAAACTACTACAACTGAACGTATCCTTAAACTGACTGGTCAAATTCATAAGACTGGTGAAGTTCATGATGGCGAATCTACAACTGATTTCATGGATCAGGAAGCTGAGCGTGGTATTACCATTCAGTCAGCAGCAGTGAGCTGTTTCTGGAAAGATCACCGTTTAAATGTTATCGATACTCCTGGACACGTTGACTTTACAGTAGAAGTTTACCGTTCACTTAAAGTACTCGACGGCGGTGTTGGTGTATTCTGTGGTTCTGGTGGTGTTGAACCACAATCAGAAACTAACTGGCGTTATGCTAACGAATCTGAAGTATCTCGTTTGATCTTCGTGAACAAACTGGACCGTATGGGTGCAGATTTCTTTAGCGTTGTTGATCAAGTTAAGAAAGTTCTAGGCGCGACGCCACTTGTTATGGTTCTACCTATCGGCCGCGAAGATGATTTCGTTGGTGTTGTAGACCTATTAACTCGTAAAGCCTACGTTTGGGATGACACTGGTCTTCCTGAAAACTACGAAATTCTGGACGTTCCAGCTGATATGGTTGATGACGTTGAAACGTACCGTGAAGAGCTAATCGAAACTGCTGTAGAGCAAGACGATGATCTAATGGAAGCGTACATGGAAGGTGAAGAGCCTTCTGTTGAAGACCTTAAGCGTTGTATCCGTAAAGGTACTCGTGATCTAGCATTCTTCCCAACATTCTGTGGTTCAGCATTTAAGAACAAGGGCGTTCAAATCGTTCTTGACGCTGTTGTTGACTACCTGCCTGCTCCAACTGAAGTTGATCCTCAACCTCTTATGGATGACGAAGGCGAAGAAAATGGCGAGTACGCTATCGTTTCTCCAGACGAAACATTTAAAGCACTTGCATTTAAAATAATGGATGACCGCTTTGGTGCCCTAACTTTCGTTCGTATTTACTCAGGTAAATTGAACAAGGGTGACACCATTATGAACTCATTCACTGGTAAAACAGAGCGTGTTGGCCGTATGGTTGAGATGCAAGCCGATGACCGTAATGAACTTACTAGCGCTCAAGCTGGTGATATCATAGCTATCGTTGGTATGAAGAATGTGCAGACTGGTCACACTCTTTGTGATCCTAAGCATCAAGTAACGCTTGAACCAATGGTTTTCCCAACGCCAGTAATCTCGATTGCTGTATCACCGAAAGATAAAGGTGGTTCTGAGAAGATGGGTATCGCAATTGGTAAAATGGTTGCGGAAGATCCTTCATTCCAAGTTGAAACAGATGAAGAGACTGGCGAAACTATCCTTAAAGGTATGGGTGAACTTCACCTAGACATTAAGGTAGACATTCTTAAGCGTACTTACGGTGTTGACCTAACAGTTGGTGCTCCTCAAGTTGCTTACCGTGAAACTATTACTCAAGCAATTGAAGATAGCTACACGCATAAGAAGCAGTCTGGTGGTTCTGGTCAGTTTGGTAAAATCGACTACCGTATCAAACCAGGTGAACCAGGTTCAGGTTTCTCGTTTAAATCAGTTGTTGTTGGTGGTAACGTACCTAAAGAATTCTGGCCTGCAATCGAGAAAGGCTTTGGCGGCATGATGGAAAACGGTGTTCTTGCTGGTTTCCCAACGCTAGACGTTGAAGTTGAGCTATTCGATGGTGGTTTCCACGCAGTCGATTCATCTGCAATCGCATTTGAAATCGCAGCGAAAGGTGCATTCCGTCAGTCTATGCCTAAAGCTGGTGCGCAACTTCTTGAGCCAATCATGAACGTTGACGTATTTACGCCAGACGATCACGTTGGTGATGTTATCGGTGACCTTAACCGTCGTCGTGGCATGATCAAAGATCAGCAAGCTGGTCTTACTGGTGCTCGTATTAAAGCAGACGTTCCTCTTTCAGAAATGTTTGGCTATATCGGTCACCTACGTACAATGACTTCTGGTCGTGGTCAATTCTCAATGGAATTTGCTAACTACTCTCCGTGTCCGAACAGCGTTGCTGAAGCAGTAATTGCTAAAGTTAAAGAAGACAAAGAAAGAGAAAGAAAAGAGAAGAAATAA
- the radA gene encoding DNA repair protein RadA, translating to MAKVKRAYVCNDCGADYPRWQGQCNACGAWNTITEIRLAASPQVARNERLVGYAGAVESTVQVLSEIDLQEVPRFTSGFKELDRVLGGGIVPGAAILIGGNPGAGKSTLLLQTMCMLSSQMPALYVTGEESLQQVAMRASRLGLPKEHLKMLSETNVDKIVQIAEKEQPRIMVIDSIQVMHVSDVQSSPGSVAQVRESATTLTRYAKQNNVAVFMVGHVTKDGTLAGPKVLEHIIDCSVLFDGGSDSRFRTLRSNKNRFGAINELGVFAMTEQGLREVSNPSAIFLSRGEEETSGSSVMVVWEGTRPLLVEIQALVDYSQQANPRRVAVGLDQNRLSLLLAVLHKHGGLQMADQDVFVNVVGGVKVTETGADLALIMSLLSSFRDRPLPKDVVVFGEVGLAGEIRPVPSGQERLMEAFKHGFKKAIIPSANMPKGGIAGMEIHGVRKLSEAIDAFDEV from the coding sequence ATGGCAAAAGTTAAACGAGCTTACGTTTGTAACGATTGTGGGGCTGATTATCCTAGATGGCAAGGGCAATGTAATGCATGTGGGGCTTGGAACACTATTACTGAGATACGTCTCGCGGCGTCTCCCCAAGTGGCAAGAAATGAAAGGTTGGTGGGCTATGCTGGCGCTGTAGAGTCTACCGTTCAAGTGTTGTCCGAGATTGACCTACAAGAAGTGCCTCGTTTTACTAGTGGATTCAAAGAATTAGATCGGGTTTTAGGCGGCGGAATAGTGCCAGGAGCGGCTATTTTGATCGGAGGTAATCCGGGTGCTGGTAAATCTACTTTGCTTTTGCAAACTATGTGTATGCTTTCCTCTCAGATGCCTGCGCTTTATGTGACAGGAGAAGAATCTCTCCAACAAGTTGCCATGCGAGCGTCTAGGTTAGGGCTACCGAAAGAGCATCTAAAAATGCTCTCTGAGACAAATGTAGATAAAATTGTCCAGATTGCGGAGAAAGAGCAGCCTCGCATTATGGTGATAGACTCGATTCAAGTTATGCATGTTTCAGATGTCCAATCTTCACCCGGCAGTGTTGCTCAGGTACGAGAGTCTGCAACGACGCTTACTCGATATGCAAAACAAAATAATGTGGCTGTGTTTATGGTTGGTCATGTTACCAAAGATGGGACTCTCGCGGGGCCGAAGGTGCTGGAGCATATAATAGATTGCTCAGTACTATTTGATGGTGGTTCAGATAGTCGCTTCCGAACACTGAGGAGCAACAAAAACCGATTCGGTGCTATCAATGAACTCGGTGTCTTTGCAATGACCGAACAGGGGCTCAGAGAAGTCAGCAATCCTTCGGCTATCTTTCTTTCTCGTGGAGAAGAAGAGACATCCGGTAGTTCTGTGATGGTGGTTTGGGAAGGGACGCGTCCGCTTCTCGTTGAGATACAGGCGCTAGTTGATTATTCACAGCAAGCCAATCCACGAAGAGTGGCCGTTGGTTTAGATCAAAACCGTTTATCGTTATTGCTTGCGGTGCTCCATAAACATGGTGGCTTGCAGATGGCAGATCAAGATGTGTTTGTTAATGTTGTCGGTGGCGTAAAGGTGACAGAAACAGGTGCAGATCTAGCGCTAATAATGTCGCTACTGTCCAGTTTTCGAGACAGGCCGTTACCTAAGGATGTCGTCGTCTTCGGTGAAGTGGGGCTCGCGGGTGAAATACGCCCAGTGCCTAGCGGCCAAGAGAGATTGATGGAAGCTTTTAAGCACGGATTCAAAAAGGCGATTATCCCATCGGCCAATATGCCTAAAGGGGGAATAGCCGGAATGGAAATACATGGCGTTAGAAAGTTATCGGAGGCAATTGATGCTTTTGATGAGGTCTAA